The genomic stretch TTTGCATATCAAAATTCCTTTAATAAATTAAAACATGGTTAAATTTGAAATTCATATTTTATTCCATGTCTATTAAATAATTTTTTATTTTAATCCCAAAATAGATGAGAGTGAATCTCCTTTTTCAATCCTTCTAATGATTTCATTTTCCTTTTTTTTAATATTCAACGCTTCTTCAATGACATCATTTAAATTTTCTTTAGCTATGACAACTACACCACATTCATCGCCAGCGATTATATCTCCAGGATTCACTGTGACATCTCCACATTCTATTGTAATATTAATTTTACCTTGCGCCTTGGGACTCCCAGCATTCGGAACAACATTTTTCGAAAAAACAGGATATCTCAATTCTTTAATTGCTCCTATATCCCTTACAGCACCATCTATAATTGTGCATATAATTCCTTTTTCACGTGCAGTTTTTGAGGTTAATTCCCCCCAAACTGCCTGATCCTGCCCTTCAACCTTAATAACTAATATTTCACCTTTTTTAGCAACATCTATTGCTTTAACACATGTTCCCCAATCATCTGCATCTGTTTTAACTGTTACTGCACTTCCAATGACCATATTGCCTAATAAAGGTTTAATGTCCTTCATTACTCCAGAATTACCAGTAACATTTTTTAGAGCATCTGAAATTTGAGAACTTGTCAAATTAGAACGGATTAATTTAGAATAAGAAAATTTAGGTGAAAATTTATCTAAGAGGCTTTCTGGGGAAAGCTTCCTTCCATATTTCATTAAAATCAGTCCTGAGGTGTTGTAACTTCTTCAACAAGCTTTTTACCTGCTACTACCTCATCAACACTGTGGATTGAACCGCCGTATTGTTTAATTGCATCATTTATTTTATCAAAATTAAGGTCATTTCCCTGCATTGTTACTTTAACATTCTCAGTTTCTTTATCAATTTCCATTAAAGTAACATTTACTCCATCAACTCCCTCTAATTCACTTAAATACTTTGCGAAATAGGGTATATTCGGTTCATGGGGTTTAAGTATATCTAAAACAATTCTTATCAGGCCTTTTGCCACTTTCGTATCCTCCAAAAAAATTTTCTATTTTTTTGGGGTTTAGGAAAATCCTTTAGGATTTTCCTTCAACCTCCAATTATTTTCAATAATTGAGGTTCGGGAAATTAAAAGTCGAAGCTGTAAGAAATGCTAATTTCTTACGCACAAAAAATCGTGGATTTTTTGTAGATTTCTAATTTCATTAACCTCCGGATTTTCAATCATATATTGAAATAAATCTATAATATATTTAAAATTTTACATTTGATTATATAAAAATTAGATACATAAAATCTATTTTTTTTATATTGTGTTTAGTAATGCAATGTATGTTTTTATGTTTTTAAATAGTTCTAAAAAACATTTTTATCTTTTACAAAGTTTAATATCTAAATTAAAGGATTTACAAACATCTTTTTTTACCAATTTAAAAAGATATTTTAAGCTTATATAATAAGCACCGTTTTATTTTTGACTCTTCAATTTTATATATAAGATTAGTTATATAATTTCATAGATACTATTAAAAATTTCATAATGGCTTTAATCATGAGTTTTAGAAGATTATCACGTATAGTTGAAGAGCTATCACATTGCGTAGAACAAGGAGTGCCAATTCTTATCGAGGGTAAGAAAGACGAAGAAGCCTTAAATGAGCTTGGAATAAATGGCAAAATAATTAAGGTTTCTGGATCTGGTCTTAAACTCTTTGAAATTGCTGAAATGGCTACTGAATCATCTTCAAAAGTAATAATACTGACAGATTTTGATAAAAAAGGCGAAATACTTGCAAAAAAGCTGTCAGAAGATATACAGAGTCTTGGCTCTCATCCTGATCTTAGTATAAGAAAGAAAATTATGGGTATTTCACGGAAATACATTAAAGATATTGAAAGTCTTCCAAAACATATAAGACAACTGGAACTTGAAAATAATCCATATGGCAGTTACCAGTAACTTGAACATATGATCATCCAATGAAGCCTATTCACACCATGATGTTAACATCATGAAGGTATCTATAATCAAAAGGAGGCCCATTTATGGGAAAAGGCGAAGAAATAAGTACAACTAAATATCTCATTCATGCTCAAATTAATGCTAATGGTATTGTTGAAAAACCTGACGTCGTCGGTGCTATTTTTGGACAGACAGAAGGTCTTTTAAGCAATGATCTTGATTTAAGAGAATTACAGAAAACAGGACGTATAGGCAGAATTAAAGTAAATATTAATTCAAGAGGAGGCCGCTCCAAAGGGGAAATCGTAATTCCCTCAAGTCTTGATAGAGTTGAAACAGCTATCCTTGCAGCATCACTTGAAACAATAAACAGAGTGGGACCCTGTGAAGCTTACATACAAGTATCCAAAGTAGAAGATGTAAGGGCTGTTAAAAGAAGGAAAGTTGTAGACCGGGCAAAGGAACTCTACAAAGGAATGATGGAAGAAGTAACTCCCGAAAGCCTTAAAATGATAGAAGAAGTCAAAGAAGCCATGAGAATTCACGAAATAACTGAATTTGGTGACGAAAAACTACCTGCAGGACCTAACGTTGCTACATCAGACGCTATTCTTGTAGTTGAGGGGAGAGCTGATGTTTTGAATCTCCTAAGGTATGGTGTTAAGAATGCAATTGCTGTTGAAGGAGTAAGTGTCCCTAAAACTGTTGCTGAATTAACCAAAAATAAAACAGTAACTGCATTTGTTGACGGTGACCGTGGTGGAGAACTTATATTAAAAGAATTACTCCAGGTTGGAGAGGTTGACTACGTTACAAGAGCTCCAAGAGGAAAAGAAGTTGAAGATCTGGAAAAAGAAGAAGTAATGGTGGCTTTGAGAGATAAAGTACCTGTTGAACAGATGTATCATGATCTTGGGGTAAAGGTTGAAAAAATAGAAGAAAAAGAAAAAGAGAAAGGCGAAGATAAAATTAAAGTATTGAAGGGTGTCTTAAAAGAATTAGAAGGTACTGGCAATGCAGAAATTTTTGATGACGCTTTAAACATATTAAAAGAAGTAAAAGTAGAAAATCTCTATGATGAACTTAAAAGTGTTGAAAATAATACCTATGCAGTAGTATTTGACGGAGTTATAAGTCAAAGATTAATTGACATTGCAAAGGAAAAAGGACTTAAGCATATCGTTGCAGTAAGAATGAGCGATGTGGTTAGAAAACCAAGCCCAATTAAAGTTATAACCAGATAATATCTCAATTTCCACAGAATTGCTATTTCTGTGGAAAAAATATTTTTTATTATTATACATTTATCATCATTTAAGCCAGATAGAGGTATTAATTATGTATATAAACATGAATCATGAGTTTTTAAAGGATATAGAAACTACAAAAGACATTTTAATACCAAAAGACCCTCTGGAAAGAGTTATTGGGCACGAAGATATTATTAAATTTGTAAAAATCGCTGCAAAACAGAGGAGAAACCTGCTGCTTGTTGGACCTCCAGGCATAGGTAAATCCTTAATAGCTCAAGCAATTTCTTTTCATCTTGGAGAGCCTAACGAAGAAATTAATGTGGTGCATAATCCAGAAAGGCCTGAAAGACCCTTTGTTGAAATAAAAACCCGAAAAGAAATGAAAAGTGAACAAATAAATCTTCAAAAGGCCGAGGGAGCTATTGTAGATCCTCGGGGTGTTCCTGAAGCTGTTGCAGAAAGATTAGGATTTAGATGTGTTCATTGCGGGGGTTATAACAGCGCATATCAAAGCATATGTTCTAACTGTGGTGGAGACAAATTTTCCCATATAAATGCAAGGAGAAAACATTTAGGTGATCTTTTAGGAATGTTTGAAATGAATTCTGGCCATATAAGCATTCCACAAGAACGTGTAACAACAACAAGGATAAATAACGGGAAAGAAGAAGTCGTAATCTATGAAAGAATTGATGGGGATAAAATAAAAATACTTGATCAGGACGCTCTTGAAAAGAGGCGTGAAATCGTTGATGAAAAGCCAAAAAACGTTGTTGTACCCCTTGATAGAAAAATGTTCATACAGGCCACAGGTGCCAGTGAAACTGAATTATTAGGTGATGTTAGACATGATCCCTATGGAGGCCATCCTGATTTAGGAACACAGCCCTATGAAAGAGTTGTACCTGGCGCAATCCATGAAGCTCATGAAGGAGTTCTTTTTATAGATGAAATAGTCCATATTGCTGGATTACAGCGTTATATATTAAGTGCAATGCAGGATAAGGTGTTTCCTATTATTGGAAGAAATCCTCAAAGTGCTGGAAGCTCTGTTAAAG from Methanobacterium sp. encodes the following:
- a CDS encoding RraA family protein; this translates as MKYGRKLSPESLLDKFSPKFSYSKLIRSNLTSSQISDALKNVTGNSGVMKDIKPLLGNMVIGSAVTVKTDADDWGTCVKAIDVAKKGEILVIKVEGQDQAVWGELTSKTAREKGIICTIIDGAVRDIGAIKELRYPVFSKNVVPNAGSPKAQGKINITIECGDVTVNPGDIIAGDECGVVVIAKENLNDVIEEALNIKKKENEIIRRIEKGDSLSSILGLK
- a CDS encoding DUF211 domain-containing protein, giving the protein MAKGLIRIVLDILKPHEPNIPYFAKYLSELEGVDGVNVTLMEIDKETENVKVTMQGNDLNFDKINDAIKQYGGSIHSVDEVVAGKKLVEEVTTPQD
- a CDS encoding toprim domain-containing protein — encoded protein: MSFRRLSRIVEELSHCVEQGVPILIEGKKDEEALNELGINGKIIKVSGSGLKLFEIAEMATESSSKVIILTDFDKKGEILAKKLSEDIQSLGSHPDLSIRKKIMGISRKYIKDIESLPKHIRQLELENNPYGSYQ
- the dnaG gene encoding DNA primase DnaG, with the protein product MGKGEEISTTKYLIHAQINANGIVEKPDVVGAIFGQTEGLLSNDLDLRELQKTGRIGRIKVNINSRGGRSKGEIVIPSSLDRVETAILAASLETINRVGPCEAYIQVSKVEDVRAVKRRKVVDRAKELYKGMMEEVTPESLKMIEEVKEAMRIHEITEFGDEKLPAGPNVATSDAILVVEGRADVLNLLRYGVKNAIAVEGVSVPKTVAELTKNKTVTAFVDGDRGGELILKELLQVGEVDYVTRAPRGKEVEDLEKEEVMVALRDKVPVEQMYHDLGVKVEKIEEKEKEKGEDKIKVLKGVLKELEGTGNAEIFDDALNILKEVKVENLYDELKSVENNTYAVVFDGVISQRLIDIAKEKGLKHIVAVRMSDVVRKPSPIKVITR
- a CDS encoding ATP-binding protein, with protein sequence MYINMNHEFLKDIETTKDILIPKDPLERVIGHEDIIKFVKIAAKQRRNLLLVGPPGIGKSLIAQAISFHLGEPNEEINVVHNPERPERPFVEIKTRKEMKSEQINLQKAEGAIVDPRGVPEAVAERLGFRCVHCGGYNSAYQSICSNCGGDKFSHINARRKHLGDLLGMFEMNSGHISIPQERVTTTRINNGKEEVVIYERIDGDKIKILDQDALEKRREIVDEKPKNVVVPLDRKMFIQATGASETELLGDVRHDPYGGHPDLGTQPYERVVPGAIHEAHEGVLFIDEIVHIAGLQRYILSAMQDKVFPIIGRNPQSAGSSVKVENCPCDFIFVAACNIRDVQYILPPLRSRIQGEGYEILMKTTMPDTEENVARLAQFVAQEIEMDGKIPHATRTAVEALIEEARKRARVIDDQRDSLTLRLRDLGGVVRMAGDMAVMDGNQYILEKHMNFAIKNAISIEDQIIKRYSSFENAVQKDISSSQRMNGGSFNGNHENVDRSYM